The Monomorium pharaonis isolate MP-MQ-018 unplaced genomic scaffold, ASM1337386v2 scaffold_97, whole genome shotgun sequence genome has a window encoding:
- the LOC105832063 gene encoding zinc finger protein 76 isoform X1: MSRQSADSPNDTVNEEEEEGMILQDPVNNPVLECLSVMINDDTGKDTNPVQELILDDKLLGTMVTTITLPDGTQAFITNNLSDINPDFKTQTLQTTLENGDTILLQDLSEFGDGKALQLELDPATFVQAEDPATENVENTYSQVEFINGTAYMVAGHVDVDENLWEIEDGKLKKKDPKILINKLSDTKVRYPCPREGCSKVYSTPHHLKVHERSHTGHRPYRCNHPKCKKSFSTGYSLKAHSRTHTGEKPYKCTNGGCNKSFKTSGDLLKHVRTHTGERPFVCPFNGCGRSFTTSNIRKVHVRTHTGERPYKCTQPMCGKAFASATNYKNHIRIHSGEKPYVCSIENCGRRFTEYSSLYKHHLVHTPQRPFECTLCSRKYRQSSTLIMHKKTVHALVDSDDDADPSLQDSLESSSQNKNIQKVVKETQKLLAKDKQIQISKMTDDTNEKEPQILLVGDSSQIAALQKIDLDESFDDPGIDTFEGLNIKIEDIEFGWN, translated from the exons ATGTCGAGGCAAAGTGCGGATTCTCCGAACGACACTGTGaacgaggaggaggaagaggggaTGATCTTGCAGGATCCTGTG AACAATCCTGTTCTGGAGTGTCTGTCAGTTATGATCAATGATGACACTGGAAAGGATACAAACCCAGTACAGGAACTTATATTGGATGACAAGTTACTTGGTACAATGGTGACTACGATTACATTACCTGATGGAACTCAAGCTTTCATCACAAATAATCTGAGTGATATTA ATCCAGATTTCAAGACACAAACATTACAAACGACACTTGAAAATGGGGATACTATCTTGCTGCAAGATTTGTCAGAATTTGGGGATGGAAAGGCTCTCCAATTGGAATTGGATCCAGCTACATTTGTACAAGCTGAAGATCCTGCTACtgaaaatgtagaaaatacaTATTCGCAGGTGGAATTTATTAATGGCACTGCTTACATGGTGGCTGGTCACGTGGATGTAGACGAAAATTTATGGGAAATTGAAGATGgaaagttaaagaaaaaagatccTAAGATTTTAATCAACAAGCTGTCTGACACAAAAGTCAGATACCCTTGTCCCAGAGAGGGATGTTCAAAGGTTTACAGCACACCTCATCATCTCAAG GTCCACGAACGTTCGCATACCGGCCACAGGCCATACAGATGTAATCAtccaaaatgtaaaaagagtTTTTCAACCGGCTACAGCCTGAAAGCACATTCACGAACGCACACGGGAGAGAAACCGTATAAATGCACGAATGGAGGTTGTAACAAAAGTTTCAAGACATCAGGTGATTTGTTAAAACACGTGAGAACTCACACTGGTGAACGTCCCTTCGTGTGTCCATTTAACGGTTGTGGCCGATCGTTCACCACAAGTAATATTAGAAAG GTTCACGTAAGGACACACACTGGTGAGCGACCATACAAATGCACGCAACCGATGTGTGGTAAAGCATTCGCCAGTGCAACAAATTACAAGAATCACATACGTATACACTCAGGCGAGAAGCCTTATGTTTGTTCCATAGAAAACTGTGGTAGAAGGTTTACCGAATATTCTAGTCTATATAAACATCATCTT GTACATACACCACAACGACCATTCGAATGCACACTATGCTCCAGGAAGTATCGTCAGAGTAGTACGCTGATAATGCACAAGAAAACAGTTCATGCATTAGTCGATAGTGACGACGATGCCGATCCTTCTTTGCAAGATTCTCTTGAATCTTCTAgtcagaataaaaatatacagaagGTAGTGAAAGAAACT CAGAAGTTATTAGCGAAAGATAAGCAGATCCAGATTTCTAAAATGACCGATGATACAAACGAAAAAGAGCCACAAATTTTGTTGGTAGGCGATTCTTCGCAAATTGCTGCATTACAA AAGATCGATTTGGATGAAAGTTTTGATGATCCTGGCATCGATACATTCGaaggattaaatataaaaatcgaaGACATAGAATTTGGATGGAACTAA
- the LOC105832063 gene encoding zinc finger protein 76 isoform X2 has translation MSRQSADSPNDTVNEEEEEGMILQDPVNNPVLECLSVMINDDTGKDTNPVQELILDDKLLGTMVTTITLPDGTQAFITNNLSDINPDFKTQTLQTTLENGDTILLQDLSEFGDGKALQLELDPATFVQAEDPATENVENTYSQVEFINGTAYMVAGHVDVDENLWEIEDGKLKKKDPKILINKLSDTKVRYPCPREGCSKVYSTPHHLKVHERSHTGHRPYRCNHPKCKKSFSTGYSLKAHSRTHTGEKPYKCTNGGCNKSFKTSGDLLKHVRTHTGERPFVCPFNGCGRSFTTSNIRKVHVRTHTGERPYKCTQPMCGKAFASATNYKNHIRIHSGEKPYVCSIENCGRRFTEYSSLYKHHLVHTPQRPFECTLCSRKYRQSSTLIMHKKTVHALVDSDDDADPSLQDSLESSSQNKNIQKVVKETKLLAKDKQIQISKMTDDTNEKEPQILLVGDSSQIAALQKIDLDESFDDPGIDTFEGLNIKIEDIEFGWN, from the exons ATGTCGAGGCAAAGTGCGGATTCTCCGAACGACACTGTGaacgaggaggaggaagaggggaTGATCTTGCAGGATCCTGTG AACAATCCTGTTCTGGAGTGTCTGTCAGTTATGATCAATGATGACACTGGAAAGGATACAAACCCAGTACAGGAACTTATATTGGATGACAAGTTACTTGGTACAATGGTGACTACGATTACATTACCTGATGGAACTCAAGCTTTCATCACAAATAATCTGAGTGATATTA ATCCAGATTTCAAGACACAAACATTACAAACGACACTTGAAAATGGGGATACTATCTTGCTGCAAGATTTGTCAGAATTTGGGGATGGAAAGGCTCTCCAATTGGAATTGGATCCAGCTACATTTGTACAAGCTGAAGATCCTGCTACtgaaaatgtagaaaatacaTATTCGCAGGTGGAATTTATTAATGGCACTGCTTACATGGTGGCTGGTCACGTGGATGTAGACGAAAATTTATGGGAAATTGAAGATGgaaagttaaagaaaaaagatccTAAGATTTTAATCAACAAGCTGTCTGACACAAAAGTCAGATACCCTTGTCCCAGAGAGGGATGTTCAAAGGTTTACAGCACACCTCATCATCTCAAG GTCCACGAACGTTCGCATACCGGCCACAGGCCATACAGATGTAATCAtccaaaatgtaaaaagagtTTTTCAACCGGCTACAGCCTGAAAGCACATTCACGAACGCACACGGGAGAGAAACCGTATAAATGCACGAATGGAGGTTGTAACAAAAGTTTCAAGACATCAGGTGATTTGTTAAAACACGTGAGAACTCACACTGGTGAACGTCCCTTCGTGTGTCCATTTAACGGTTGTGGCCGATCGTTCACCACAAGTAATATTAGAAAG GTTCACGTAAGGACACACACTGGTGAGCGACCATACAAATGCACGCAACCGATGTGTGGTAAAGCATTCGCCAGTGCAACAAATTACAAGAATCACATACGTATACACTCAGGCGAGAAGCCTTATGTTTGTTCCATAGAAAACTGTGGTAGAAGGTTTACCGAATATTCTAGTCTATATAAACATCATCTT GTACATACACCACAACGACCATTCGAATGCACACTATGCTCCAGGAAGTATCGTCAGAGTAGTACGCTGATAATGCACAAGAAAACAGTTCATGCATTAGTCGATAGTGACGACGATGCCGATCCTTCTTTGCAAGATTCTCTTGAATCTTCTAgtcagaataaaaatatacagaagGTAGTGAAAGAAACT AAGTTATTAGCGAAAGATAAGCAGATCCAGATTTCTAAAATGACCGATGATACAAACGAAAAAGAGCCACAAATTTTGTTGGTAGGCGATTCTTCGCAAATTGCTGCATTACAA AAGATCGATTTGGATGAAAGTTTTGATGATCCTGGCATCGATACATTCGaaggattaaatataaaaatcgaaGACATAGAATTTGGATGGAACTAA